CGTCCGACTTCGGAAAATCCCAGATCGAGGTGCCCGAGAACGTTTTCGAGGAACACCCATTCTGGCTCGGCTTCGCCGACGATGCGGGCGACATCCGGCCAGAGGTGGCGCGGGTCTTTCGTGCCCCGGCGGCGGCCCGACGACGAGAAGGGCTGGCAGGGATAGCCGGCAGTGAGGATATGAACGCGGCCGCGCCAAGGGCGGCCGTCGAAGGACTTAACATCGTCCCAGACAGGCGCGCGATCCACGGCTTCGTCTTCCATACGGGTGACGAGAGCGGCCGCAGCGTGGGCTTCCCGCTCGACGAAACAAACAGTGCGATATCGGGGTTCCGCGATATGGAGGCCGAGCTCCAGGCCGCCATATCCGGCGCACAGCGCAATCCCGCAGAGCGGGGCAGAAAGTCGTGAGGAATGTAGAGCCACAAAGTGCGAGCCTCATGTCCGGCGCTCATGTCGCTCGGGTGAAGGGCTCGGTGCTGGCCTCAGGGAATTGATCGTGCCGCATCGGCGGCACTTGATCTC
The window above is part of the Bacteroidota bacterium genome. Proteins encoded here:
- a CDS encoding DNA cytosine methyltransferase — translated: MALHSSRLSAPLCGIALCAGYGGLELGLHIAEPRYRTVCFVEREAHAAAALVTRMEDEAVDRAPVWDDVKSFDGRPWRGRVHILTAGYPCQPFSSSGRRRGTKDPRHLWPDVARIVGEAEPEWVFLENVLGHLDLGFSEVGR
- a CDS encoding Com family DNA-binding transcriptional regulator, whose product is MESIRCGNTRCRALLFKAADNAIADLIEIKCRRCGTINSLRPAPSPSPERHERRT